The following are encoded in a window of Aromatoleum petrolei genomic DNA:
- a CDS encoding branched-chain amino acid ABC transporter permease, producing MEIFLQQIVNGLVVGSVYALVALGYTMVYGILGLINFAHGDLVMVGALTALQTMMFLMGVAPGMSPIAMLTLSLLVAVPVCMLLAFTMERLAYRPLRNAPRLAPLITAIGVSFLLQTLAMIIWGRNYHTFPQLISTTPIQPIEGVFITPIQITIIIVSALMMAALVLLVTKTKLGRAMRATAENHRVAALMGVDTNMIIALTFVIGAALAAVAGVMFASNYGIAHYGMGFMPGLKAFTAAVLGGIGNLGGAMLGGVVLGLVESFGAGYIEHLTFGFLNSSYQDIFAFIILGLVLIFRPTGLLGERVSDRA from the coding sequence ATGGAAATCTTTCTTCAACAGATCGTGAATGGCCTCGTCGTCGGTAGCGTGTATGCGCTCGTCGCCCTCGGCTACACGATGGTTTACGGCATCCTGGGCCTGATCAACTTCGCCCACGGTGACCTGGTGATGGTCGGCGCACTCACCGCCTTGCAGACCATGATGTTCCTGATGGGCGTAGCCCCCGGCATGTCGCCGATCGCGATGCTGACGCTGTCGCTGCTGGTGGCGGTCCCGGTGTGCATGCTGCTCGCGTTCACGATGGAGCGTCTCGCCTACCGCCCGCTGCGCAACGCGCCGCGTCTCGCACCGCTCATCACCGCGATCGGCGTGTCCTTCCTGCTGCAGACCCTGGCGATGATCATCTGGGGCCGCAACTACCACACCTTCCCGCAGCTGATCTCGACGACCCCGATTCAGCCGATCGAGGGCGTGTTCATCACGCCGATCCAGATCACGATCATCATTGTCTCGGCCCTGATGATGGCCGCACTGGTGCTGCTCGTCACCAAGACCAAGCTCGGCCGCGCGATGCGCGCCACCGCCGAGAACCATCGCGTCGCGGCGCTGATGGGGGTCGATACCAACATGATCATCGCGCTCACCTTCGTCATCGGCGCGGCGCTCGCGGCGGTCGCAGGCGTGATGTTCGCGAGCAACTACGGCATCGCGCACTACGGCATGGGCTTCATGCCGGGCCTGAAGGCCTTCACTGCCGCGGTGCTGGGCGGCATCGGCAATCTCGGCGGCGCGATGCTGGGCGGAGTGGTGCTGGGCCTCGTGGAGTCCTTCGGCGCCGGCTACATCGAGCACCTGACCTTCGGCTTCCTGAACTCGTCCTACCAGGACATCTTCGCCTTCATCATCCTCGGCCTCGTGCTCATCTTCCGGCCCACCGGCCTGCTGGGTGAACGCGTGTCCGACCGGGCATAA
- a CDS encoding ABC transporter permease subunit, translating into MNELALAVPWLGKRNPQAARWLVIAIAIGAPLVAMMFGRTWVRVLDFALLYILLALGLNLVVGFAGLLDLGYIAFYAVGAYTAAFLASPHFDLHMPIWIVLPLAAFFAAMAGITLGFPVLRLRGDYLAIVTLGFGEIVRIFMNNLNYPINITNGPQGINSLDPIMLFGWDLSRNLQVTEELAVNSLFLYYYFFLACVVGSIIFIQRLQISRVGRAWAAMRDDELAAKAIGINTRNMKLLAFSLGATFGGVSGVLFGTFQGFVSPESFSLMESIAVLTMVVFGGMGNIAGAIVGAIILSALPEILRHLAVPVQQAVFGHVLLDPEVLRMLLLSLAMILMMLLRPAGLIPANAKYSHIRHLKAKGVTE; encoded by the coding sequence ATGAACGAACTCGCACTGGCCGTTCCCTGGCTGGGCAAACGCAACCCGCAGGCCGCGCGCTGGCTCGTGATCGCGATCGCGATCGGCGCGCCACTGGTAGCGATGATGTTCGGCCGCACCTGGGTGCGCGTGCTGGACTTCGCGCTGCTGTACATCCTGCTGGCGCTGGGCCTGAACCTCGTCGTCGGCTTCGCCGGCCTGCTGGACCTGGGCTACATCGCGTTCTACGCGGTCGGCGCCTACACGGCGGCCTTCCTCGCGTCGCCGCACTTCGACCTGCACATGCCGATCTGGATCGTGCTGCCGCTGGCAGCCTTCTTCGCGGCGATGGCGGGCATCACGCTGGGCTTCCCGGTCTTGCGATTGCGAGGAGACTACCTGGCGATCGTCACACTGGGTTTCGGCGAGATCGTGCGCATCTTCATGAACAACCTGAACTACCCGATCAACATCACGAACGGGCCGCAGGGGATCAACTCACTCGACCCGATCATGCTGTTCGGCTGGGACCTGTCGCGCAATCTCCAGGTGACCGAGGAACTCGCAGTCAACTCGTTGTTCCTCTATTACTACTTCTTCCTCGCGTGCGTGGTCGGCTCGATCATCTTCATCCAGCGCCTGCAGATCTCGCGCGTGGGCCGCGCATGGGCCGCGATGCGCGACGACGAGCTCGCCGCCAAGGCAATCGGCATCAACACGCGCAACATGAAGCTGCTGGCGTTTTCCCTCGGCGCGACCTTTGGCGGCGTGTCGGGCGTGCTGTTTGGAACCTTCCAGGGATTCGTCTCGCCCGAATCGTTCTCGCTGATGGAGTCGATTGCGGTGCTGACGATGGTGGTGTTCGGCGGCATGGGCAACATCGCCGGCGCGATCGTCGGCGCGATTATCCTCTCCGCCCTGCCCGAAATCCTCCGTCACCTCGCCGTGCCGGTGCAGCAGGCCGTGTTCGGCCACGTGCTGCTCGACCCCGAAGTGCTCCGCATGCTGCTGCTGTCGCTCGCGATGATCCTGATGATGCTGCTCCGCCCGGCCGGGCTGATCCCGGCCAACGCCAAGTATTCCCACATCCGCCACCTGAAGGCCAAGGGGGTGACCGAATGA
- a CDS encoding ABC transporter ATP-binding protein: protein MITLLEARNIGKRFGGLQALSDVSLTIRKGEVYGLIGPNGAGKTTFFNVLTGAYTPDGGEFVFNGTVLPSGKPHLVVAQGIARTFQNIRLFRELTALENVMAGHHIRTTAGVWGILTQNRHTVEEERLTTERAYELLKYVGIERFATATAKNLSYGDQRRLEIARALATEPQLLALDEPAAGMNATETVQLKSLIEQIRGDGITVLLIEHDVKLVMGLCDRIAVLDFGRKIAEDVPAEVQKNEAVIGAYLGGGHKHAH, encoded by the coding sequence ATGATCACGCTCCTCGAAGCCCGCAACATCGGCAAGCGCTTCGGCGGCCTGCAGGCGCTCTCCGACGTGTCGCTGACGATCCGCAAGGGCGAGGTGTATGGCCTCATCGGCCCGAACGGTGCCGGCAAGACCACCTTCTTCAACGTGCTCACGGGCGCCTACACGCCGGACGGGGGCGAGTTCGTGTTCAACGGCACGGTGCTGCCCTCGGGCAAGCCGCACCTGGTGGTGGCACAGGGCATCGCGCGCACCTTCCAGAACATCCGCCTGTTCCGCGAGCTGACCGCACTCGAGAACGTGATGGCCGGCCACCACATCCGCACCACGGCGGGCGTATGGGGCATCCTCACGCAGAACCGGCACACGGTGGAGGAGGAACGCCTCACCACCGAGCGCGCCTACGAGTTGCTCAAGTACGTGGGGATCGAACGCTTCGCCACCGCGACCGCGAAGAACCTCTCCTACGGCGACCAACGCCGTCTCGAGATCGCTCGTGCACTGGCGACCGAGCCGCAGCTGCTGGCCCTCGACGAGCCCGCCGCGGGCATGAATGCGACCGAGACCGTACAGCTCAAGAGCCTCATCGAGCAGATTCGCGGCGACGGCATCACGGTGCTGCTGATCGAGCACGACGTGAAGCTCGTGATGGGACTGTGCGACCGCATCGCGGTGCTCGACTTCGGACGCAAGATCGCCGAGGACGTCCCGGCCGAGGTGCAGAAGAACGAAGCCGTGATCGGCGCCTACCTCGGCGGAGGCCACAAGCATGCACACTAA
- a CDS encoding ABC transporter ATP-binding protein: MHTNPNAPLLQLSGMEVAYGGIKAVKGIDLELYRGELVSLIGANGAGKTTTLNAIAGSLKIAGGEILYEGDKVHVLPAHKRLRRGIALVPEGRGIFTRLTVEENLRMGAYTRNDTAAIEQDLERVYTMLPRVKERLAQVAGTLSGGEQQMVAIGRALLSRPKLLLLDEPSMGLAPLVVEKIFEVVQSVAKEGVTILLVEQNANLALEFSQRAYVMESGKITLTGSGAELLTNPKVRAAYLGEEAA; encoded by the coding sequence ATGCACACTAATCCCAACGCCCCTCTGCTCCAGCTCTCCGGCATGGAAGTCGCCTACGGCGGCATCAAGGCCGTGAAGGGCATCGACCTGGAACTGTACCGCGGCGAGCTCGTGAGCCTGATCGGTGCGAATGGCGCGGGCAAGACCACCACGCTCAACGCCATCGCCGGCAGCCTGAAGATCGCCGGCGGCGAGATCCTGTACGAGGGCGACAAGGTGCATGTGCTGCCGGCGCACAAGCGCCTGCGCCGCGGCATCGCGCTCGTGCCGGAAGGGCGCGGCATCTTCACGCGCCTCACGGTCGAAGAGAACCTGCGCATGGGCGCCTACACGCGCAACGACACGGCCGCCATCGAGCAGGATCTGGAGCGCGTGTATACGATGCTGCCGCGCGTGAAGGAACGCCTCGCACAGGTGGCCGGCACGCTGTCGGGCGGCGAGCAGCAGATGGTCGCGATCGGCCGCGCGCTGCTGTCGCGCCCCAAGCTGCTGCTGCTCGACGAACCGTCGATGGGCCTCGCGCCGCTGGTGGTGGAAAAGATCTTCGAAGTCGTGCAATCGGTCGCCAAGGAAGGCGTGACGATCCTGCTCGTGGAGCAGAACGCCAACCTGGCGCTGGAGTTCTCGCAGCGCGCCTACGTGATGGAGTCGGGCAAGATCACGCTCACCGGCTCGGGGGCGGAGCTGCTGACTAATCCCAAGGTGCGCGCCGCCTATCTGGGCGAAGAAGCGGCCTGA
- a CDS encoding fumarylacetoacetate hydrolase family protein, with translation MKLVRYGPRGRERPGLIDGNGVLRDLSAHVADVDASALAPAKLRALRGLDPRTLPAVPGRPRLGVPVTGVGKIVAAGLNYRAHVAAGYPLPDEPILFLKAPSSLCGARDPVRLPPGATRADWEVELALVIGRRASRISPERALAHVAGYCIANDLSERAFQFERGPTWDKGKSCDTFCPLGPWLVTHDEIPDPQALDLKLTLDGKTMQAANTADMLFTCAELVACASRYMTLHVGDILLTGTPPGSGFLQSPPRFLRPGQTMQLAIAGLGEQRSQVRSFRP, from the coding sequence ATGAAGCTCGTCCGCTACGGCCCGCGCGGCCGCGAACGTCCGGGGCTGATCGACGGAAACGGCGTGCTGCGCGATCTCTCCGCCCACGTCGCGGACGTCGACGCCTCCGCCCTCGCGCCCGCAAAGCTCCGCGCGCTGCGCGGCCTCGACCCGCGGACCCTTCCCGCGGTACCGGGCCGCCCGCGTCTGGGCGTGCCCGTCACCGGGGTCGGCAAGATCGTCGCTGCAGGCCTGAACTACCGCGCCCACGTCGCCGCCGGCTACCCCCTGCCCGACGAGCCCATCCTGTTCCTGAAAGCCCCGTCCTCGCTGTGCGGCGCGCGCGACCCGGTGCGCCTGCCGCCCGGCGCCACGCGCGCCGACTGGGAAGTCGAACTCGCGCTGGTCATCGGCCGCCGCGCCAGCCGCATCTCGCCCGAACGCGCGCTCGCCCACGTCGCCGGCTACTGCATCGCCAACGATCTCTCCGAACGCGCTTTCCAGTTCGAGCGCGGACCCACCTGGGACAAGGGCAAGAGCTGCGACACCTTCTGCCCGCTGGGCCCCTGGCTCGTCACCCATGACGAGATCCCCGACCCGCAGGCGCTCGATCTGAAGCTCACCCTCGACGGCAAGACGATGCAGGCCGCGAACACCGCCGACATGCTGTTCACCTGCGCCGAACTCGTCGCCTGCGCCAGCCGCTACATGACCCTGCACGTCGGCGACATCCTCCTCACCGGCACGCCGCCCGGCAGCGGCTTCCTGCAATCGCCGCCGCGCTTCCTGCGGCCCGGACAGACGATGCAACTCGCTATTGCGGGCCTGGGGGAACAGCGCTCGCAGGTACGTTCCTTCCGACCCTGA
- a CDS encoding SDR family NAD(P)-dependent oxidoreductase encodes MNPTATPSPTLPNSSPRFDLDGRVALVTGAGANGGIGHALALGFARAGARVAIADIDADGLAQTARELAAIGPAPLARVVDIADAEAVEALFAAIDEDIGRLDILVNVPFVFPARVRPHELAPVDWERMLAVNLSGYFRCCQAALRRMLLVGQGSIINIGSNAGESALGRGALPYGCTKAAVHQMTRELAVEYAGAGIRVNAILPAQTLTPGLRGHLDNPRFRDQVLPRILAGLPQGRLLEPEDYVGPAIFLASDAARAVNGVLLPVDGGNLAMNAGGSHTWPG; translated from the coding sequence ATGAATCCCACTGCGACTCCGTCGCCCACGTTACCGAACAGTTCGCCGCGGTTTGACCTCGACGGCCGCGTCGCGCTGGTTACCGGTGCCGGTGCCAACGGCGGCATCGGCCATGCGCTCGCGCTGGGCTTCGCGCGCGCCGGCGCCCGCGTCGCAATCGCGGACATCGATGCCGACGGCCTCGCGCAGACTGCACGGGAACTTGCCGCGATCGGGCCCGCGCCGCTCGCGCGCGTCGTGGACATCGCCGACGCGGAGGCCGTCGAGGCGCTGTTCGCCGCGATCGACGAGGACATCGGCCGCCTCGACATTCTCGTCAACGTCCCCTTCGTCTTTCCCGCGCGCGTGCGTCCGCACGAGCTGGCCCCCGTCGACTGGGAGCGCATGCTCGCCGTGAACCTCAGCGGCTACTTCCGCTGCTGCCAGGCCGCGTTGCGCCGCATGCTGCTGGTAGGGCAGGGCAGCATCATCAACATCGGCTCCAACGCGGGCGAAAGCGCCCTCGGCCGCGGCGCACTGCCCTACGGCTGCACCAAGGCGGCGGTGCACCAGATGACGCGCGAGCTCGCGGTCGAATACGCCGGCGCCGGCATCCGCGTGAATGCGATCCTCCCGGCGCAGACCCTCACCCCTGGCCTGCGTGGCCATCTCGACAACCCGCGCTTCCGCGACCAGGTGCTGCCGCGCATCCTCGCCGGGCTGCCGCAGGGACGCCTGCTCGAACCCGAGGATTACGTCGGTCCGGCGATCTTCCTCGCATCGGATGCCGCGCGCGCCGTGAATGGCGTGCTGCTGCCCGTCGATGGCGGCAACCTCGCGATGAACGCTGGCGGCAGCCACACCTGGCCGGGCTGA
- a CDS encoding PEP/pyruvate-binding domain-containing protein, whose protein sequence is MSREEGAPPASAWIRDLAALTPADARAVGYKALRQGLLLTAGFPVSPGFCVTAAAIAVWRAGGEGREAVRAALLAAYRELGGRVAVRSSAIEEDGEGASYAGVYATELGVHGEAALLVALERCIASWADPAAAEYRARLGHADAALAVLVQRLVPAVAAGIAYTRAPLDPKRREVHVDAVWGLAEPLAAGRHAGDSFVLSHAGRLLSRRIGHKCEALAVDGTHAVRPQRARAACLTPAEAREVALLALRAEAFFGGPQDVEFAVDLCGVWLLQARPLVAANTVGGGGLENYLAGERRRLARKFADLRRRGLLQGSQLVLSNGNVGELLPTPTAMSFGLFRDIFAGRRGAIVTGRRRLGYRFDARCVDHLYELVAGQLCFNLEVDAATFGDGMEPAVDCYLDRIAADPSLANYPEVRLYGRLPLEASAAAARNRFEHGIRVAAHSYRARYESQVAPKLAVPDALERAVASGDPRRLVVTVSSLVRFLRTGPCVEFVIAARLGFHFATEVRRTLETLLGPDGEALCARLLSGLPGSLITCQGLWLEEVAEGRRSRADYLAAYGHCADNELELAEPRLAENPGRLDELLANLRASGRRPAAEFVHQQAARRTAEAELARRLAAAGVDDAARATLFEALALAQHFLPLRETIKHHYTAVHALIRHAALRLGAHLGWPDGLIFHLHSRELPAALRDPSALRRRAERRAAEHALARLAARLHCVPAVVFGSRLDAIGVPAAGAGDAEEANAWSGTPLSAGKVCGVARVFAPGEPVPAEGWRGDEILILRAANLGVTPLFRIVAGLVVEIGGLLAHSACQAREAGIPAVALPDATRLIADGARVVLDGASGRVALLESSTGRYSDESHCDSVAHVTEQFAAV, encoded by the coding sequence GTGAGTAGGGAGGAGGGCGCCCCGCCGGCGTCCGCCTGGATCCGCGACCTTGCCGCGCTCACGCCGGCCGACGCCCGCGCCGTGGGCTACAAGGCGCTGCGCCAGGGTCTGTTGCTCACCGCGGGCTTCCCGGTGAGTCCCGGCTTCTGCGTCACCGCGGCGGCGATCGCGGTCTGGCGAGCGGGCGGGGAAGGGCGCGAGGCCGTGCGCGCCGCACTGCTGGCGGCCTATCGCGAACTCGGCGGGCGCGTCGCGGTGCGCAGCTCGGCGATCGAGGAAGACGGCGAGGGCGCGAGCTATGCTGGCGTCTACGCCACCGAACTGGGCGTGCACGGCGAGGCAGCGTTGCTCGTCGCGCTGGAACGCTGCATTGCGTCGTGGGCGGACCCGGCTGCCGCCGAGTACCGCGCCCGGCTGGGTCACGCCGATGCGGCGCTGGCGGTGCTCGTGCAGCGCCTCGTGCCGGCCGTCGCCGCCGGCATCGCCTACACGCGCGCGCCGCTCGACCCGAAGCGCCGCGAGGTCCATGTCGATGCGGTATGGGGGCTGGCGGAACCGCTCGCCGCGGGCCGGCACGCCGGCGACAGCTTCGTGCTGTCCCACGCCGGCCGCCTGCTGAGTCGGCGCATCGGTCACAAGTGCGAGGCACTCGCCGTCGACGGTACGCATGCGGTGCGCCCGCAGCGCGCCCGCGCCGCCTGCCTGACGCCCGCCGAGGCGCGCGAAGTCGCCCTGCTCGCGCTGCGCGCCGAAGCCTTCTTCGGCGGGCCGCAGGATGTCGAGTTCGCCGTCGACCTGTGCGGCGTGTGGCTGCTGCAGGCGCGTCCGCTCGTCGCTGCGAATACGGTAGGCGGGGGCGGTCTGGAGAATTATCTCGCCGGTGAGCGGCGGCGCCTCGCGCGCAAGTTCGCCGACCTGCGCCGGCGAGGCCTCCTGCAGGGCAGCCAGCTCGTGCTCAGCAATGGTAACGTCGGCGAACTGCTGCCGACCCCGACCGCCATGAGCTTCGGCCTGTTCCGCGACATCTTCGCCGGCCGCCGCGGCGCGATCGTCACCGGGCGCCGCCGCCTTGGCTACCGCTTCGATGCGCGCTGCGTCGATCACCTGTACGAGCTGGTGGCCGGACAGCTCTGCTTCAACCTCGAAGTCGATGCGGCGACATTCGGCGACGGCATGGAGCCGGCGGTCGACTGCTATCTCGATCGCATCGCAGCCGACCCCTCGCTCGCGAACTACCCCGAAGTGCGCCTGTATGGCCGGCTTCCGCTCGAGGCTTCGGCCGCGGCCGCACGGAATCGCTTCGAGCATGGCATACGCGTCGCGGCTCACTCTTACCGCGCCCGCTACGAATCGCAGGTCGCGCCGAAACTCGCCGTGCCGGACGCACTCGAACGAGCCGTTGCGTCGGGCGACCCGCGCCGGCTGGTCGTGACGGTGTCCAGCCTCGTGCGCTTCCTGCGCACCGGGCCCTGCGTCGAGTTCGTGATCGCGGCGCGGCTCGGCTTCCACTTCGCGACCGAGGTCCGCCGCACGCTCGAAACCCTGCTCGGCCCGGACGGCGAGGCCTTGTGCGCGCGTCTGCTGTCCGGCCTGCCCGGCAGCCTGATCACGTGCCAGGGGCTGTGGCTGGAAGAGGTTGCCGAGGGGCGCCGCAGCCGTGCGGACTACCTCGCGGCCTACGGCCACTGCGCCGACAACGAACTCGAACTCGCCGAGCCGCGCCTGGCCGAGAATCCCGGCCGCCTCGACGAGCTGCTCGCGAACCTGCGCGCGAGCGGCCGCCGGCCCGCGGCGGAGTTTGTGCACCAGCAGGCAGCGCGCCGCACGGCCGAAGCAGAGCTCGCACGGCGGCTGGCCGCCGCCGGCGTCGACGATGCCGCGCGCGCGACGCTCTTCGAGGCACTCGCCTTGGCGCAGCATTTCCTGCCGCTGCGCGAGACGATCAAGCACCACTACACGGCGGTCCATGCGCTGATCCGCCACGCCGCATTGCGCCTCGGGGCGCACCTCGGCTGGCCCGACGGACTGATTTTCCACCTCCACTCGCGCGAACTGCCTGCCGCGCTGCGCGACCCCTCGGCCTTGCGCCGGCGCGCCGAGCGTCGTGCCGCCGAGCATGCGCTGGCCCGTCTCGCCGCACGCCTCCACTGTGTTCCGGCCGTCGTGTTCGGCTCGCGCCTCGATGCCATCGGCGTGCCGGCCGCAGGCGCCGGGGACGCGGAGGAGGCGAACGCCTGGAGCGGTACGCCGCTGTCGGCGGGCAAGGTGTGCGGCGTCGCGCGCGTCTTCGCGCCCGGCGAGCCCGTGCCGGCGGAGGGCTGGCGCGGCGACGAGATCCTCATCCTGCGCGCCGCCAACCTCGGCGTGACGCCGCTCTTCCGCATCGTCGCGGGACTTGTCGTCGAAATCGGCGGCCTTCTTGCCCACAGCGCCTGCCAAGCGCGCGAAGCCGGCATCCCCGCGGTCGCGCTGCCCGACGCGACGCGCCTGATTGCCGACGGCGCGCGCGTCGTCCTCGACGGCGCCAGCGGCCGCGTCGCCCTGCTCGAATCCTCCACCGGAAGGTACAGCGATGAATCCCACTGCGACTCCGTCGCCCACGTTACCGAACAGTTCGCCGCGGTTTGA
- a CDS encoding peptidase U32 family protein, with protein sequence MMTILMAPGGSLEMAYASLARGADSVYVGPRGWSRRPATDELDDGAIAELAAEAARDGKDVRVAINVMPAPDEVGLFLDRVATFAKIGVTGVMVCDPGLIPLVRRAHPALDIHVSVTAGVFNVEDVRFYDELGADYVVLPYRWGVDEAAQIRAASPMKLEAFLFQNPHRGRICPGRCYSSSYFHVKHVRGDDDKDLYLGSAARGGSCYRICRGEWSLTAGERQHPDSPRLKSSPELLLWEVPEYVAMGVERFKIPGRERSAPLVADIVAFYRRVLDAALRGERIESFAPEWLELKDRWSGERDNRDDSRIRGAERAGRALHAGVAA encoded by the coding sequence ATGATGACGATCCTGATGGCCCCCGGTGGCAGCCTCGAAATGGCTTACGCGTCGCTCGCGCGCGGCGCCGATTCGGTCTACGTCGGCCCGCGCGGCTGGAGTCGGCGCCCCGCGACCGACGAACTCGACGACGGCGCGATCGCCGAGCTGGCTGCCGAGGCGGCGCGAGACGGCAAGGACGTGCGCGTCGCGATCAACGTGATGCCGGCGCCCGACGAGGTGGGCCTCTTCCTCGACCGTGTCGCGACCTTCGCGAAGATCGGCGTCACCGGCGTGATGGTGTGCGACCCCGGCCTGATCCCGCTGGTGCGCCGCGCGCATCCCGCGCTGGACATTCACGTCAGCGTCACTGCCGGCGTGTTCAACGTCGAGGACGTGCGTTTCTACGATGAGCTGGGGGCGGACTACGTCGTGCTGCCCTACCGCTGGGGTGTGGACGAGGCCGCGCAGATCCGCGCTGCGAGCCCGATGAAGCTCGAAGCCTTCCTCTTCCAGAACCCGCATCGCGGGCGCATCTGCCCGGGGCGCTGCTATTCGAGCAGCTACTTCCACGTCAAGCACGTGCGCGGCGACGACGACAAGGACCTCTACCTCGGCTCGGCGGCGCGTGGCGGCAGCTGCTACCGCATCTGTCGCGGCGAATGGTCGCTCACCGCCGGCGAACGCCAGCATCCCGATTCGCCGCGTCTGAAGAGCAGTCCGGAGCTGCTGCTGTGGGAAGTGCCGGAATACGTCGCGATGGGCGTCGAGCGCTTCAAGATTCCGGGGCGCGAACGCTCCGCGCCGCTCGTCGCCGACATCGTCGCCTTCTACCGACGCGTGCTCGATGCGGCCCTGCGCGGCGAACGCATCGAAAGCTTCGCGCCGGAATGGCTGGAACTCAAGGACCGCTGGAGCGGCGAGCGCGACAACCGCGACGACTCCCGCATCCGCGGCGCGGAGCGGGCCGGCCGCGCGCTCCACGCCGGAGTCGCAGCGTGA
- a CDS encoding ABC transporter substrate-binding protein, with protein MSAELSHDALPTLRAAFEATGSGAWLMRAIIACGLDEANGYRLELQLGDDRMRGERHATEARLLAGEVELADTDWLSLARHRASGLPLVAVAPYGAIFGGLVAPRGGVLRGLADLPGKRIGVVHAHDKNWLLLRAACRLRHDFDPAEVSSCVALGSKSALHDALCGGALDAALLYWHQVPALVAAGACREVCDLAGLLASFPVPRPLVPTSFFVCHEALACSAPALVEGFARSAATAVARLRADAGLWSRVARVPAGSWAGAALRRKWLARVGLPWARQMTDRLQELADLMAPSGAPRHALPAGLLAAGLLSRGE; from the coding sequence ATGTCGGCTGAGCTCTCGCACGACGCGCTGCCGACGCTGCGCGCCGCCTTCGAGGCCACCGGCAGCGGCGCCTGGCTGATGCGCGCGATCATCGCCTGCGGGCTCGACGAGGCCAACGGCTACCGCCTCGAATTGCAGTTGGGCGACGATCGCATGCGCGGCGAACGCCACGCGACCGAGGCGCGGCTGCTCGCCGGCGAGGTCGAGCTCGCCGACACCGATTGGCTGTCGCTCGCACGCCATCGCGCTTCGGGCCTGCCGCTCGTCGCGGTCGCCCCGTATGGCGCGATCTTCGGCGGCCTCGTCGCTCCGCGGGGGGGCGTGCTGCGCGGCCTCGCGGATTTGCCAGGCAAACGCATCGGCGTCGTCCACGCGCACGACAAGAACTGGCTGCTGCTGCGCGCCGCATGCCGGCTGCGCCACGATTTCGATCCCGCCGAAGTGTCGAGCTGCGTCGCCCTCGGCTCGAAGAGCGCGTTGCATGATGCCTTGTGTGGCGGCGCGCTCGACGCGGCGCTGCTGTACTGGCACCAGGTGCCCGCGCTCGTCGCGGCTGGTGCCTGCCGCGAGGTCTGCGACCTGGCCGGGCTGCTCGCGAGCTTTCCCGTTCCGCGGCCTCTGGTGCCGACGAGCTTCTTCGTCTGCCACGAGGCGCTGGCGTGCTCTGCGCCGGCCCTGGTGGAGGGCTTCGCGCGCTCGGCCGCCACCGCAGTGGCCCGCCTGCGCGCGGATGCCGGCCTGTGGTCGCGCGTCGCCCGCGTGCCCGCGGGGAGCTGGGCGGGCGCCGCGTTGCGGCGCAAATGGCTTGCCCGCGTCGGCCTTCCGTGGGCGCGGCAGATGACCGACCGCCTGCAGGAACTGGCCGACCTCATGGCGCCGTCCGGCGCTCCCCGACATGCCCTGCCGGCCGGCCTCCTCGCCGCCGGCCTCCTTTCCCGAGGTGAATGA